Proteins encoded in a region of the Nicotiana tomentosiformis chromosome 9, ASM39032v3, whole genome shotgun sequence genome:
- the LOC138898872 gene encoding uncharacterized protein, with product MRGDAIIAQPTGSVAGSSSSVHPSVQGSQEPMGHGRGGAPSSSGPQNRIYELAGLQDHESSPDIVTGILTVSSYDVYAVIDPGSILSYVTLLVASKCRIKPKLVKPFALSTPVGDSVIAKRVYKGCIIVVHTRSIVAGVIKLDMVEFDVIMGMDWLASCHANVDCRLKMVRFQFTGEPILEWKGNTVSPRGKFISYLKARKMIRKGYIYHLVRVQDMKVESPTIQSIPMVNEFLDVFHDELPGLPPE from the coding sequence ATGAGAGGTGATGCAATCATAGCTCAGCCAACGGGATCTgtagctggttcgtcatcatcagtacacCCCTCTGTGCAAGGTTCACAAGAACCAATGGGTCATGGTAGAGGCGGAGCACCTAGCTCGAGCGGTCCGCAGAACCGCATTTATGAATTAGCAGGACTACAGGATCATGAGTCATCGCCTGatattgttacaggtatattaacagtctcttcatatgatgtatatgcagtgattgacccaggttccatcttatcatatgttactctgttggttgctagtaagtgtAGAATAAAACCTaaattggttaaaccttttgcgttgtctacacctgttggggactcAGTGATAGCTAAGCGAGTATATAAAGGTTGTATAATAGTAGTTCATACTCGATCTATAGTAGCAGGCGTAATtaagttagatatggtagaatttgatgttataatgggtatggattggttggcttcttgtcatgccaacgttgattgtagattaAAGATGGTCCGATTTCAATTTACAGGGGAACCtattttggagtggaaaggtaatacggtgTCACCGAGAGGtaaatttatttcctatctcaaggcaaggaagatgatcagaaagggctatatttatcacttagttcgggttcaggatatgaaagtagagtcaccaaccattcagtcCATCCCTATGGTTAATGAGTTTCTCGATGTTTTTCACGATGAGCTTCCGGGTCTTCCTCCAGAgtga
- the LOC138898873 gene encoding uncharacterized protein: METNYIKYVQKCHQCQIHADMIRVPPNELNAASLPWRLSAWGMDVIRPIEPAASNGHIFILVAIDYFMKWVKAASYKAVTKKIVEDFVRDHIIKHQNSTAYRPQMNGVVEATNKNIKKILRKMVDNYKQWNEKLQFDLLEYRTIVRTSTRATPYILVYGTEAVIPVRVEIPSFRVIQEAEVSDAEWVHSRYEQLALIDGKRMNTDEAKGKFSPSWQGPYIVHRVLTEGALILAEMDGEIWPKPINSDAVKRYYV; the protein is encoded by the exons ATGGAAACAAACtacatcaaatatgttcaaaagtgtcaccaatgccagatacatgctgatatgatacgagtgccgccTAACGAACTTAATGCAGCGAGTTTGCCCTGGCGTCTCTctgcttggggtatggatgtcatcagaccaattgaacccgctgcttcaaacgGACATATATTCATTCTGgtggctatagactacttcaTGAAATGGGTTAAGGCCGCATCCTataaggctgtaactaagaagaTCGTAGAAGATTTTGTTCGGGACCACATC atcaagcatcagaACTCTACAGCATAtaggccgcaaatgaatggagtcgtagaagccaccaacaagaacatcaagaagatattgaggaaaatggtagacaattacaaacaatggaATGAGAAGCTACAGTTTGATTTGCTCGAGTATCGCACCATAGTTCGTACATCCACTAGGGCAACTCCCTATATACTGGTTTACGGTACTGAAGCTGTTATTCCCGTCAGAGTAGAAATCCCTTCCTTTAGAGTCATACAGGAAGCCGAGGTCAGCGACGCAGAATGGGTACACAGCCGatatgaacaactagctctcattgatggaaaaagaatgaacaCA gatgaagcaaaggggaaattctcGCCCAgctggcaaggcccttacattGTTCACCGAGTATTAACCgaaggagcacttatacttgcagaaatggatggagagatttggccaaaacctatcaattcggacgcagtcaagagatactacgtttaa